One window of the Labilibaculum sp. genome contains the following:
- a CDS encoding cytochrome c, with amino-acid sequence MKNAIKIIASLFLVFTFSTTVVKAEEWSVPASAKKKQNPYEASTKNISSGKKVYNINCKSCHGDATMGNMLPLQPVAPSDLGSQAFLMQTDGEIYYKVNKGNGAMPTFEKTLSDEDKWMVITYLRSFDQNKKVSKKIAEVINPEVSDVKILLDINKEDKRITANLSGLTKKGDRAALQGIELSIKVKRSFGYLDISGDDAYTNEKGEVNVQFPEDLPGDREGHVNLLVKVTDDAYYGEVNVDRIVSLGLPTNPVNPLDERAMWGTRANAPIWIILSYVGGVISIWGVIFLVLFQLIQLPKLAKNKE; translated from the coding sequence ATGAAAAATGCTATCAAAATAATTGCCAGCCTATTTCTAGTTTTTACCTTCTCAACAACTGTTGTTAAGGCCGAAGAATGGTCGGTTCCTGCATCTGCAAAAAAGAAGCAAAACCCATACGAAGCCAGCACAAAAAATATAAGTTCAGGTAAAAAGGTTTATAACATTAATTGTAAATCCTGTCATGGAGATGCTACCATGGGAAACATGCTGCCTCTTCAGCCGGTTGCCCCTTCTGATTTAGGATCACAGGCATTTTTAATGCAGACAGATGGAGAAATCTATTACAAAGTTAACAAAGGAAATGGCGCAATGCCGACCTTCGAAAAAACCTTAAGCGACGAGGACAAATGGATGGTTATTACCTATCTGCGCTCTTTCGATCAAAATAAGAAGGTAAGCAAGAAAATTGCTGAGGTAATAAATCCTGAAGTAAGCGATGTTAAAATTCTATTGGACATTAATAAGGAGGACAAACGGATTACAGCAAACCTGTCGGGTTTAACTAAAAAAGGAGATCGCGCAGCCTTACAAGGAATTGAACTAAGCATAAAGGTTAAAAGGAGTTTTGGATATTTAGATATCTCGGGCGACGATGCGTACACAAACGAAAAAGGGGAAGTTAATGTTCAATTTCCAGAAGATTTACCCGGCGATCGCGAAGGACATGTGAATCTTCTTGTTAAAGTAACAGATGATGCCTACTATGGAGAGGTAAATGTTGATCGGATTGTCAGCCTGGGTTTACCTACCAATCCAGTAAATCCTTTGGATGAAAGAGCTATGTGGGGAACCAGAGCAAATGCTCCGATATGGATAATTTTAAGCTATGTTGGTGGAGTAATCAGTATTTGGGGAGTGATTTTCCTTGTACTATTTCAACTAATTCAACTACCTAAACTCGCGAAAAACAAAGAATAA
- a CDS encoding heavy metal translocating P-type ATPase metal-binding domain-containing protein yields MQEETKKHICVHCGDDCGSHPVIWDEKPFCCNGCSTVYQILHENELCTYYDFESNPGIKVEAGKYKEKFAFLDDNEIAEQLYEFAEGNIRKITLYIPSIHCSSCIWLLEHLTILNQGVVKSMVNFVKKEVAITFNSDEISIRELAELLSSIHYIPEITLDKLQLKQNEEVNKSLLYKIGIAGFCFGNIMLLSLPEYVPGHEYLETHFKEFFGMMNFFLVLPVFFYSGSDYLLSAGKAIKHKFINIDVPISMGILMLFIQSSIEIFSGSGAGYMDSLTGLIFFLLIGKWYQNRTYQALSFERDYRSYFPVAVSKMENGIEISTPIEKLQKGDIILIRNQELIPADGILIKGEAQIDYSFVTGESKPVFKESGDHIFAGGKQMGSAIELTIEKDVIQSRLTQLWNQFEGEDSSNTKLNSLIDQISKYFTIAIITIGMFAGIYWLLNDSSKAVFAFTSVLIVACPCALALSAPFALGNTMRLMGRMGIYLKSSAVVEKLNSITTIVFDKTGTITQTDEVKVNFHGDELSDDDKIAVKSLTRHSTHVLSSTLYEFYKNIPPETVVNYTELPSMGISGTINGREIKLGSAKFIYEGKTETSSLNTEVYFSADGKIKGHFSLSNQYRTGLSELINGLTPKYDLHILSGDNDSEMENLTLIFPKKSIIRFNQSPNDKLEYINNLKKQNKSVLMIGDGLNDAGALKASNVGISIADDIYHFSPACDAILEASKFQQLSYFLKISGRSVLIVKLSFILSFLYNLFGLYFAVQGILSPIVAALLMPISSISVVAFATFTTNYIAKSKEIITKTESNTEEVKISSSLKNSVQLN; encoded by the coding sequence ATGCAGGAAGAAACAAAAAAACACATTTGTGTACACTGTGGCGACGACTGTGGTTCACATCCCGTAATTTGGGATGAGAAGCCATTTTGCTGCAATGGTTGTTCTACTGTATATCAGATTTTGCACGAAAATGAACTTTGTACCTACTACGATTTTGAATCAAACCCTGGAATTAAAGTTGAAGCCGGAAAATACAAAGAGAAATTTGCTTTTTTAGATGACAACGAAATTGCAGAGCAACTTTATGAATTCGCAGAAGGAAATATCAGAAAAATAACTCTTTATATCCCAAGCATACATTGTAGTTCTTGTATTTGGTTGCTTGAGCATCTCACTATTTTAAATCAAGGAGTTGTTAAATCGATGGTTAATTTCGTTAAAAAAGAAGTGGCCATCACATTCAATTCCGATGAAATAAGCATTAGAGAATTGGCAGAATTACTATCGTCCATTCATTATATCCCTGAGATTACTCTCGACAAATTACAGTTAAAACAAAATGAAGAAGTAAACAAAAGTCTTCTTTACAAAATCGGTATTGCCGGATTTTGCTTTGGAAACATCATGCTTTTGAGCTTGCCCGAATACGTTCCGGGTCATGAGTATCTGGAAACTCATTTCAAAGAATTTTTTGGCATGATGAATTTCTTCCTCGTTTTACCTGTTTTCTTTTACAGCGGAAGTGATTATCTGCTATCTGCCGGAAAGGCAATAAAACACAAATTCATTAATATTGATGTTCCTATTTCGATGGGAATACTTATGCTCTTTATTCAAAGTAGTATTGAGATTTTCAGCGGATCGGGAGCCGGTTATATGGATTCCCTTACAGGATTAATCTTTTTTCTGCTGATAGGCAAATGGTATCAAAACAGAACTTACCAAGCCCTCTCGTTCGAACGGGATTATCGTTCCTATTTTCCGGTTGCCGTAAGTAAAATGGAAAATGGAATTGAGATAAGTACTCCTATTGAGAAACTGCAAAAAGGTGATATTATTTTAATCCGAAATCAGGAATTAATTCCTGCCGATGGCATTTTAATTAAGGGAGAAGCACAAATTGATTACAGTTTTGTAACCGGTGAATCGAAACCTGTATTTAAAGAAAGCGGAGATCATATTTTTGCAGGTGGAAAGCAAATGGGCAGTGCAATTGAATTGACAATCGAAAAAGATGTCATTCAAAGTCGTTTGACACAATTATGGAATCAATTTGAAGGTGAGGATTCTTCAAATACCAAACTAAACTCATTAATTGATCAGATCAGCAAATATTTTACCATTGCAATTATAACAATAGGAATGTTTGCCGGGATATATTGGTTATTGAATGATTCAAGCAAAGCTGTTTTTGCTTTTACTTCGGTTCTGATTGTTGCCTGTCCCTGTGCCTTAGCTCTTTCGGCTCCTTTTGCACTGGGAAACACCATGCGGTTAATGGGAAGAATGGGAATATATCTAAAAAGCTCAGCTGTGGTCGAAAAATTGAATTCAATCACCACAATTGTTTTCGACAAAACAGGAACAATAACGCAGACCGACGAAGTAAAGGTTAATTTTCATGGAGATGAACTAAGTGATGATGACAAAATTGCAGTGAAATCATTAACCAGGCATTCTACTCATGTGCTAAGTTCTACTTTGTATGAGTTTTACAAGAATATTCCTCCTGAAACGGTTGTTAACTATACTGAATTGCCATCAATGGGAATTTCGGGAACAATAAATGGACGGGAAATTAAATTAGGCTCTGCAAAATTTATTTACGAAGGAAAAACAGAAACCAGCTCTTTAAACACAGAAGTTTATTTTTCGGCAGATGGAAAAATAAAAGGGCATTTCTCTTTGAGCAATCAATACAGAACTGGTTTGTCAGAATTAATAAACGGACTAACTCCTAAATACGATTTACACATCTTGTCGGGTGATAATGATTCCGAAATGGAAAATCTAACACTGATATTTCCAAAGAAATCAATAATCCGATTTAATCAGTCGCCAAATGACAAATTGGAATATATCAACAATTTAAAGAAACAAAACAAAAGTGTTTTAATGATTGGTGATGGTTTGAACGATGCCGGCGCTTTAAAAGCAAGCAATGTAGGAATTTCAATTGCAGATGATATTTACCATTTCTCACCGGCTTGCGATGCTATTTTAGAAGCTTCAAAATTTCAACAATTAAGCTATTTCCTAAAAATATCAGGACGAAGTGTTCTGATTGTAAAACTAAGTTTCATCCTCTCTTTTCTATACAATTTATTTGGTTTGTATTTCGCAGTACAAGGAATATTATCGCCTATTGTTGCAGCCTTGCTTATGCCAATCAGTTCCATTTCGGTGGTGGCATTTGCAACCTTTACAACCAATTATATTGCCAAATCGAAAGAGATTATTACTAAAACAGAATCGAATACGGAAGAAGTCAAAATATCTTCTTCATTAAAAAATTCAGTTCAGCTAAATTAA
- the ccoS gene encoding cbb3-type cytochrome oxidase assembly protein CcoS: MSVLFVLIGVSMLVAGGFLVGFLWAVKKGQYDDSYSPSVRILFDDQENEMQKEKEEQKQQIEKETTKKNHKS, encoded by the coding sequence ATGAGTGTATTGTTCGTTTTAATTGGTGTTAGTATGCTTGTAGCAGGAGGATTTCTTGTTGGATTTCTTTGGGCCGTGAAAAAAGGACAATATGATGATTCCTATTCCCCATCTGTTCGGATTCTATTCGACGATCAGGAAAATGAAATGCAAAAAGAAAAGGAAGAACAAAAACAACAAATAGAAAAGGAAACAACTAAGAAAAACCATAAATCTTAA